The sequence atatacttcTTTGGAAGATGCTAAAGAATTTAAGATACATGAATCATGGAATTCACCTTTAAGTAGCTAGTAAGTTTAGTGCCACAAAATTTTCTACAACTATACTAAGTGGTAGTTAGTGGCGACTCATTAATGGGTCCATGATTTCACTACTTACGAGTCGCCACATAGCAAAGTTGTATAAAAATTTGTGACACTAGTGATTAGACTTACACTTAAATAGCACAATAGCACAATAATGTTAAGAccacaatttttgtcacaactttGCTTTGGTTATGTTAGCAGAGTAATGTTAAAGAATTCGAAGATACATGTATCAAGGAGTTCACCTCcttttttttgctctttttttttttaatctttttttttttaaactcaaggAGTTGACCTTTAAATGGCAAGCTAATTTTCAGCCCTGGCTGGAACCTGCCGatttaaaaatcaaacttcTGAAAACATAGAGTCGAGCTTTAAAAAACTTCATGCcattaaaaaacaacaaaaatgaacTTCAGACCACAAAATTGGTCCTCCAGTCCAAACTTTCTGTCATCATTGATTATGTCACATTGTCActatattttttaggtaaatggccattttattttctctttcgTCATTAAATATATCATCCTGCAGCATTTTCAAcgctttgtttttgttgcttATGTTATAGTAGTACATGTCCCCATTGATAAACTTAATGTAATGTTTCTCACTTGAGCTGTTCTGCTTGGTGGGAGTTCTCCCAACATTAAAAATTATCGTTGGAAGGGAATGAGACAAATGCATTGGAGATACAATCTTTCTTAGATCTAATTTGTCTAGCagtttattaaattattgaattcaaGTTTCTATTGTCCAGTTCAAGCAAGAGTCTTGCGAACTTTCTGCCTGACTTTAATGATTGCTTGAGCGAAGCTCAAAAAACATTCATTTCTTGCAGATCTTTACATAGCTTTTAACCCTTCATACATTCTAAGTCTTTTGTTTGAGTTAGAATCCTGTAGATATGTTATCTGATGCTGAGGCTTTTTTTAGCAGGCTCCTTTACTGAAAAAACTTGCCATCACAGTAAAACTAGGCCGCTTTGGCCACATTTGTGAAACTATACTACGATTCGTGACTCTCACTGTGACTCCATTGAGTAAAGAGAGGTAACCAGATTTGTAAAACATCTCTAAGATATTGGCCATCAACACATTTAATTGTGCCTAAAATGGAGGACAGTACTTCAAACACAGAGAACAATATATAATCATACTAGCACATACAACATTACCATTCTAAAAATTCAGTACTTTGTTACTCATCTCAATGAAAACTGTCTTGAGCATAGGTTGGACTGTACTTTAGTAGCTGATCAGCATCATCTTTCACCATAATTTTTGCATGAAACAAACACCTCATATCAAATAAAGACTTTTAAGCTACTTCGCTGTCCCTTGATGGTGTATTTGCAAACTTCCATGAGAGCGAATAAAATTATCACTTATTCTATCCCCTGCAACCTCATTGAAGGGTATTACATCAGAAATCTCCTTCACATCTTCTCTACCGAGGTTCACTCTTATGGAACCAACGTTATCATCAagatttttaatctttaaaaaattgttgaacTCCCAAACGACTTTGAAATTGTACCTAATTTAGCAGTTTAACGGCTTTATGAGTGGAATACCTAGCCCTAAATTTCAGTCCAAGGATCCACTCCTCCTCTGacttctgaatttttctttttaatggttTTGAGAAGTTCTATTGAAATGTCTTCTCCCAATCGAAGGTTATCATCCAAGAAGGTATTAACACCATTTTGAACCAAAGCACAATACAAATGACATGTAAAACCATAACGGGTATCTACACCTCTAAAACTCAAGAAGACATCAAAGTCCTTGGATTGGTGGGTGAAAGAGGTAAATGAAGCTCCTTTGCTTTTCAGAAGAGCCATTAGGATTGCTTAGCAGATCTGAAAGGATGAGGAGAATGAAAGATGTGATGAAAATTTGGAGGAATTGGCTCTTGGACTATCGCTTGTTCACAAATTATGCATTGACCAGGGTTGTCAATATGACTCAAGAAATGGAATGACAAATTGGGAAGAGCATTAAGATAGGTTGGTTCCCATTTAGTGGTTAGTGGATGACTCACGAGTCATAAGGGTTCTTTTGTAAATCACTGATTTTTTTAAGCCttcaatgaaaaaatatatatagaaaaagcaaaagagaaaagaaaggaagaaaaccTAGTCCATGATAGATCAAAGTGCTTACATTAATGGAAATGATTGAGACCCTATCTTCCATGATTTTTCCATAATAAATGGTCCTTCAAACAAGGAGACCCATGGTTAGAGTGATATCTTTCCATTCATTAGGAAGAGTGATGTCTTTCCAACGAATCATTTTTGGAAGGGTAACCTTAGCATCAGGTGTGGTGGATTGGATCAGCAAAGTATTATCACCAGCATTTTTTAACTTAGCATGTGAGTTTAGTTTGGTTTTGAACAATCTATAATAAATACGATAAATGATAGCAAGAGGTTTACTACCATCTTCCATATCATAACCAAATGTCAAAATATTCAAAGGTAATGCTTTAAGAAAATTAGGATCATCAATAGCAAGAGTTAAATCAGGATAACAATTGAAGTAAATAGGACCATTGAACATGGATGATTGAATCATTCCAAGAATactagtttcaaaatttttaaatctagCATCTCTTAAGCACATAAGTACAAAAGCAAATACATATAGGGTTCAGTTATTGTGCCCATAGGACATACAGTAATCatccattttaaaaaactttttatagaaaattgaaaaggcCATCaaaaaagttattcccataaagaatttcctaaaaaaacctatatatgtgtgtgtgtgtgtgtatatatatatatatatgaaagaaagCTTCTTATCGTTCTGTATTTCTTTATCTGTACCCAAAATGTTGGCCTCACACTAAGAATAAGCAGCATTGGCCAAAGCTTAAGAAGCTATGGTAAGATACACTTCTCTCACCTTTCACTTCAGCTCAATTGAGTAAAGATGTTGATAAGAAGCAAACATTTGTAAGAAATTTGCAATCACCATACCTGTAAGTGCCTAAAATGGAAGAAAGTAGACAAAATTCTTAAAGCAACAGAGTAACCAGAATCATATCGTAACACACAAAACAAGCAGCATCACTGTTCTGTGAATTCAATATTACACCATTCATCATAGTCTTAACAGTAAGTAACAATATCTCAAGCATAATTTGGACTGTTCTTCGGTAGCTGATCATCTTTGTCTTTCACAATTTGAAGTAGCTTTATGTGGCCTCatgattttatttctttccatgAGACATGCACTTCCCATTGTGCACATAGCTTATTATGCTAACTTACTTTCTTTTTCTGGTGTATTTGCAAACTTCCATGAGCAGTGAATAAAAGCGTCAGTTGTTCTATGCCCAGCCACCTCGTTGATGGTTATTACATCAGAAATCTCTTTCAAATCTTCTTTGGTGAGCTTCACTCTAAAGGAACCGATATTGGCAtcaagatttttaatttttgtagtcCCTACAAATCCatgagaaattataaaaaaaaaatatcagcTATAAGCAATAAATCTTAGCTCAAGAccctatttaaaaaattagtgCAAGTTGTGATATACACAGTACTACTACTAAGGTGTTGTTATCTTCGGACCGAATGATGCCCCCTccctgccccccccccccccaaaaaaagagttttagAGAGGAAATATTAGAAGGTtcaaaaatgataaattcaaaaattcaggAATTATGTGAGAATCATCAAGATATTATACGGACATAATTCAAGAAAAATCGTAATTATGACTTTAGTTTCTGTTATGAACACCAGGCGTAGTTGAGTTTACTTGAGTTGTATAAGTCCATCTTTGGGACCAGATTGTTTGAGCTACACTCTACATAAGAAGTATATGGCTAAACATAAGATTTGATAACTCTTCAAACGAGCCACATAACTTTGTATGCTGCAAAGATGCTGGTGTATTGGGCAAGAAAAACTGATGGAAATTTGAGATTaccatcaaatttcaaaaagtcaTAATACTGAAAAATTTTCTACCTAAATACAGTTGCTGAACATGCCATGATTGTGTCACACTAGTTGTGAACTGGCAAGTCACAAAGGAAAGTGGGGTTTTGTTCATTCATAACATCAAAAGTATGTAGAGTACTCTAAtccatttttcttgataatGAAGGAGGTATTTCAGATTTTATAGTGATTGACTGATGGTGGATTTAGAGCAGCCTCAGTGGAAAAACATGCCACTTTATCTCTTCCCCTGATTTATCCAAGCTATTCTTCTGTCCATTAAAGTTGAAAGGCTGCTGGTAAAGATGAACACTTGAAACTGAAGGTGAATGAACATTAAAACGGAGTCACTTACCAGGGATAGGTGCCACATCATCTCCTTGATGAAGAATCCATCCAAGTGCAAGTTGTGCAGGGCTGCATCCATGCTTTTCAGCCAACTTtcctatttgaaaataaatggtCTTGTTTTGCTCTAAGCTCTCTGCTTGAAATCTAGGATGTATGTTCTGATGAAAGGAAAGGTTACACATTAGTCCCAAGCTTAATCTCACAagcaacaagaaaaaataataataaatttgcaaaaagcccattaaaaattgtttgtatGTCTTGTTAGGTATTTTAGTGTTGGCTGATTAAATCACAAAGTTTCCTTGTAAGTGTtcaagaattttaatttataatttggtgTAATTGAGGATAAAGACGGAAGATTGTGTTCACTATGCACATCTGTAAAATTTGGTTGAGTGGACTTATATTCGGTCGGGTGAATATATGAAGTAATTCAGAAGCATGGACAGAGTTTTGACAGTCTTTTGTTCAACATTCAGTCGAGAGAACTTGTTAAAGAAAGCACTAACTTAGGCTTTTACGGCATTTTTTGGGGCCAATCACTCCTCAAACCCTTGACAAATAAAGTCAAAAATTAAACCCTGATTTTAGAGGAGTGATTTCAAAGGAGGAAGATGGCCAATAAATCCTTGAGAAAAACTATTCCAAGCTCAAAAGATCTTTCACCCTCTCCCATTGCCTTATTTTGAGCAAAATCTTCAAGAAGCCTTGAAGTAACTGTTAGGAATCCAGACCCATATTGCAatcaattaaccaattttatgaTGGATTcaattaatttacaaattatgCTTTCCAATTCAGATTTGGTTAACTTAATCCACAAGCCAatattccaaaataaataacttcagaaaataaagaacacaagcaatatgattatgaagagaaaaccctaacaAGAAAACTCTCCAGGGGTTTACCACCACTCTTCAAGGAAACAAATCCACTCATAGAATATAAGTGTGTACAATAGATTTAACTCTAGTTATGAAGCTACCTCTACTGTATTTACTATCATGACTGCACGCAACTCCAACTCCTTGAACTTTTCTATGGCAGATTCTATTCATATGAGCACTCTGTTTATGACTTAAAGAACCATCTAGAAGGTTTCCACAACTAGTCTGTGTTATGCAGTATCTTTAGCATTATTACTGGTCTGGAGATCTTTGGTTAATGGTGAGTGAGAACTCGGTCATGAAACCCTAAGCATATAAAAACACAGCTCTCAAAACTTATTTAAGTCGTCCCATATTACTCCTTTTATACTCTAGCAAGTAGATCACAAAAAACTTCAGATTGGATGAATTAATGGTCAGGATTGAGAATCTGGATCCATGATTCTCAATTAACCAATAGGTGTCAAGAGCCTAGAGACATGTCAAGCTTTTTTTGATCAATTGATAGGTGTCGAGCTATGTGTTGAGATTCCAaaatgtttcttcttttttgagttgttttgggtttgagtCTTAAACTTCAAAACACATGCAAGACTTGACTTTTGTTAGCCAACTGACACACTATGAACCTAATAGTAACCAAGAGATTTGTTTGGCAGTCAGCATATTGACTTGCTGCATCAAAAAACTGTGAAGAGACAGGGCATGAATCTGCAGTTGCAAGCAAAAGTGGGGAGCTCAAGTACGGTATACTTGTTCAGAAAGTGTAGCAAGTGTAGTCTATACCATAACAGTCTTTGTAGTGGATTTGATAGGCTGGACTTTGGCCCAGCGTCTTTTTCCCAATTGGGTTTCACTTCATGAAAAATTCCTTGTCAGTGTGTAATTTTTTCATGTGTTGTTTATTTCATGCTTGATTATCCATGATTTAAATTGTGCatgaaattgattaattaaatatcTAGAATTGATTCCTcatcagtgttttttttttcataatttaaacgCACAGAAAAAGTCAAGACAAATATGTGCTATATACCAGAAAACTGTTTGCAGGTACACTTTCTATAACTGCTTTGCCACCAAAGAATCCATGACCAAGAGGGCTGTATGGTACTATTCCAATTCCAAGCTCCCTGTACATTTTGGCATATCCAAAGGACACTTTTCAGTCCATAATGTGGAGTTCAAACATATTGTGCCAGCAGTATAGTAAAAGATAAATGCAAATAACCCCAAGTGGCTCCTCGGGCGGGAACCATGCATCAAGAAATATGCCTTACGAAGTGGAGGTCACTTACTTAAATCTTCCTCATCCCCTTCCCTTACCTTGGGGGCGAGTCATTCTGAATGGAACACCCAATAGTTTTGAAGAGAATATGAAGTTACCTGCAGAGTGGAACTATTTCTTCCTCAATTTCACGAGCCCAGAGGGACCACTCCATTTGTATAGCCGTGATGGGATGAACTGCATGTGCCCTTCGTATTTTGTCTGCACTAGCTTCAGACAATCCAATATACTTTACTTTTCCTTCTTCCACCAGCTTCTTAAGTTCCCTAATCTACGatccaaaaaaataagttttcatATATGAATTGCCTAGTTTACAACTTCAGGAAAGTGAAAGAATAATACAGCACTACTTCTGAGTTGGAGCAAAGGAAATTCTGCTTATAAATATTAATGTCACATGGAAAATGCATTtataaaaaagggggaaaaagaagTTTTGTAACACTTACAGTCTCCTCTATAGGTACTGTTGTGTCAATCCGGTGTTGATAATAGAGATCAATGTAATCCAAACCAAGGCGCTTCAGACTATCCTCACAACAGGATCGAACGTATTCAGGGGTACCATTTATTTCAACATTATTAAGATCAATTTTGACAATGCCAAATTTTGTAGCTAACTGAATCTTTTCTCGAGGCAAGTGCTTCAGTGCCTGAAAATGCCTTTTTGAATTATACTGTTTACTCATAAGCCAACTAAAAAAAGCCACCAATAACTAAGAAAACCAATGTTACAGTAAAGATGCACGTTCAAATGGTTCTGTTTCTGTTTCTCAAAAGAGAAATAGCATGATACATGAGTGAAAACATTATGTTTGATTAATCAACTTAAAcaaaactatttataaaaaattacaatttagaAGAAGTTCTTCAGAAGTCATTTCCTGTGATTCAGGATTTTGTTAAATACAAGATTGATCTTTCTAGATAACAAGTTATATTCTTTCGAAGGGTAAAAAGTGGATCCCTTCCTATAGTTGGAGAATGCTTTTCTGAAAATAAGCTGGCTCTACGATATCTTCTTAAAACAATACACAAACAATTCAAAGAGTAATGATAGTCACACACTCTTTAATACACACTGTCACGTGctgaaatcatatttttaaaacacaatttcacaatTTCAACTGAAATCGTTTTAATGAAAACAAGTCTCAAAAGGAAGCGTGTATGGATTGTGCAATAGGGAGTGTGTAATTAGATTTTCCGAAATACAAATCAATCACGAGATACATTTTACTGGTTACCTGCTTTTCCAAGGTTATGTAATCTCTATAACCACAGAgatcaaaattattaaaaatatgctTTGTTGAAAAGGGTATCCTTGTTCATTAAAtacaaacaaatttcaaatggAATTTTGTTCAGAAAATTATTCATTTAGTTACATAGACAGAATGAATTACTTCCAGCCCACAAATTTATATTCAAGGGCTCACCACTTACCATAGTCCACAATCCTAACCTAAGCAATGTAGACCCCAAGAGTGATGTTATGTACATTATGAACAAACTGAATAAGGTACTTAGAGGTATCCAAGCTAGTCTAAATGAATACAAACCATCTGAGATATCATTTTCGAGTAAATTCACCTTTCCCACCAAAACTTCATTAGCATGTGGCCCATAAATATCTGACGTATCAAAGAATGTGATTCCTTGACTGAATGCGTGCTTGATGATTGATATGCCAACCTCTTCAGGGACAGGATCATTGTAGCCTCCTGAAAGCCCCATACATCCAAACCCCAACTTTGAAACCTAGAGGACAAATAATACTATAAGtaattattgaagaaaaatacCTCTTGTT comes from Castanea sativa cultivar Marrone di Chiusa Pesio chromosome 3, ASM4071231v1 and encodes:
- the LOC142627480 gene encoding putative aldo-keto reductase 1, with the protein product MAEEQKVQIPRVKLGTHGFEVSKLGFGCMGLSGGYNDPVPEEVGISIIKHAFSQGITFFDTSDIYGPHANEVLVGKALKHLPREKIQLATKFGIVKIDLNNVEINGTPEYVRSCCEDSLKRLGLDYIDLYYQHRIDTTVPIEETIRELKKLVEEGKVKYIGLSEASADKIRRAHAVHPITAIQMEWSLWAREIEEEIVPLCRELGIGIVPYSPLGHGFFGGKAVIESVPANSFLNIHPRFQAESLEQNKTIYFQIGKLAEKHGCSPAQLALGWILHQGDDVAPIPGTTKIKNLDANIGSFRVKLTKEDLKEISDVITINEVAGHRTTDAFIHCSWKFANTPEKESKLA